From Humisphaera borealis, the proteins below share one genomic window:
- a CDS encoding HNH endonuclease signature motif containing protein, translating into MARRDAPWQTCELCERSVPPGMVTLHHLTPKQKGGKAEDRAPVCRPCHKQIHAIFGNTDLARSYADILRLREAPQMRPFLVWIRKQKPDRNFRTVMSNDHPLRRRRR; encoded by the coding sequence ATGGCTCGACGTGACGCCCCCTGGCAAACCTGCGAGTTGTGCGAGCGATCCGTCCCGCCCGGGATGGTGACGCTGCACCACCTCACGCCAAAACAGAAAGGCGGGAAAGCCGAGGACCGCGCGCCGGTCTGTCGTCCCTGCCACAAGCAGATTCACGCGATCTTCGGTAACACCGATCTGGCCCGCAGCTACGCCGACATTCTGCGCCTCCGCGAAGCACCGCAGATGCGGCCATTCCTGGTATGGATCAGGAAGCAGAAGCCGGACCGGAACTTCAGGACAGTGATGTCAAACGATCATCCACTGCGACGACGGCGACGGTGA
- a CDS encoding DUF1501 domain-containing protein, whose amino-acid sequence MLSILAPKPANSGYCDGISRRNFLRIGALGLGGLALPQLLRAEAEQGIRKSHKAVIMIFLPGGPAHQDLWDLKPDAPADIRGEFKPIKTNVGGIEISELMPRLAKRMDKCAIIRSMVGADGAHDAFQCMTGRKSRRQQPPGGWPSLGSCVSKVLGPQDKAIPAFCGLAPPMGHMEWADTGQAGFLGIPHAPFKPSGDGKEDMVLNGVTLDRLGDRRALLTSLDRFRSEMDSFGQMEGVDAFNQQAIGMLTSSKLSTALDLANEDPKIIEMYGKGDPKNRDDGGPKLMEHFLIARRLVEAGARVVTLAFSRWDHHGKNAEALRQDTPMLDQGVSALIDDLYARGLDKDVSVVVWGEFGRTPKINDKGGRDHWPKVSGALLFGGGMKVGQVIGSTTRDAGEADSRPVQFGEVFATLYHNLGIDVNKATVPDLSGRPMYLVEDGCQPMKELVG is encoded by the coding sequence ATGCTGTCCATTCTGGCCCCCAAACCCGCCAACTCCGGCTACTGCGATGGCATCTCCCGGCGGAACTTCCTGCGTATCGGTGCGCTGGGCCTGGGTGGGTTGGCATTGCCACAGTTGCTCCGCGCCGAAGCCGAGCAAGGCATCCGCAAATCGCACAAAGCCGTCATCATGATCTTCCTGCCCGGCGGTCCTGCCCATCAGGATCTTTGGGATCTCAAGCCCGACGCCCCTGCCGATATCCGCGGCGAGTTCAAACCGATCAAGACCAATGTCGGCGGCATCGAGATCTCGGAACTGATGCCCAGGCTCGCAAAGCGCATGGACAAGTGCGCGATCATCCGATCGATGGTCGGGGCCGACGGCGCACACGACGCGTTCCAGTGCATGACCGGCCGCAAGTCGCGCCGGCAACAGCCGCCCGGCGGCTGGCCGTCGCTCGGATCCTGCGTGTCGAAGGTGCTCGGTCCGCAGGACAAGGCAATTCCCGCGTTCTGTGGCTTGGCTCCCCCGATGGGGCACATGGAGTGGGCCGACACCGGTCAGGCCGGATTCCTGGGGATTCCGCACGCTCCGTTCAAGCCATCCGGCGACGGCAAGGAAGACATGGTGCTCAACGGCGTCACGCTCGATCGCCTCGGCGACCGCCGTGCCCTGCTCACCAGCCTCGACCGCTTCCGCAGCGAGATGGACAGCTTCGGCCAGATGGAAGGCGTCGATGCCTTCAACCAGCAGGCGATCGGCATGCTCACCAGCAGCAAGCTCTCGACCGCGCTCGACCTGGCTAACGAAGACCCGAAAATCATTGAGATGTACGGCAAAGGCGATCCCAAGAATCGCGACGACGGCGGCCCGAAGCTGATGGAACACTTCCTGATCGCCCGCCGGCTGGTCGAAGCCGGCGCGCGGGTGGTGACCCTCGCTTTCAGCCGGTGGGATCATCACGGCAAGAACGCCGAGGCGCTGCGCCAGGATACGCCGATGCTCGACCAGGGCGTGTCGGCACTGATCGACGACCTCTACGCCCGCGGGCTGGACAAGGACGTCAGCGTGGTGGTGTGGGGCGAGTTCGGCCGAACGCCAAAGATCAACGACAAAGGCGGTCGCGACCATTGGCCGAAGGTGTCGGGCGCGCTGCTGTTCGGCGGCGGCATGAAGGTGGGCCAGGTCATCGGCAGCACCACCCGCGACGCCGGCGAAGCCGACAGCCGACCGGTGCAGTTCGGCGAAGTCTTCGCGACGCTGTACCACAACCTTGGAATCGACGTGAACAAGGCCACCGTGCCCGACCTGAGCGGCAGGCCCATGTACCTGGTCGAAGACGGCTGCCAGCCGATGAAGGAATTGGTCGGGTAG